Proteins found in one Salvia splendens isolate huo1 chromosome 10, SspV2, whole genome shotgun sequence genomic segment:
- the LOC121751339 gene encoding uncharacterized protein LOC121751339 isoform X3, with product MSIGRRSRLLITSKTRFRNVLTCLLPPLFILTMLEIFIIFFFVPKFSRFAAGFLRVAEPSPTTGSFFKPQLMQAYVENAAILFEKKSTSDNVVDERTSSGYEFRFRTGVSSTSGLSSAGISIWLPSMNG from the exons ATGTCGATTGGAAGGAGAAGTCGGTTGCTTATAACCAGCAAAACCAGATTCAGGAATGTGTTGACATGCTTGTTGCCTCCTCTGTTCAT CCTCACGATGCTTGAAAttttcatcatcttcttctttgtCCCGAAGTTTAGCAGATTCGCCGCTGGTTTTCTTCGGGTG GCTGAGCCTTCTCCGACCACGGGTTCCTTTTTCAAGCCTCAGTTGATGCAAGCATATGTTGAAAATGCAGCAATTCTATTTGAGAAAAAATCCACCAGTGATAATGTTGTAGATGAAAGAACATCCAGTGGTTACGAGTTTAGGTTTCGTACTGGAGTTAGTTCCACATCAGGATTATCTTCTGCAGGAATTTCG
- the LOC121751339 gene encoding uncharacterized protein LOC121751339 isoform X1, which produces MSIGRRSRLLITSKTRFRNVLTCLLPPLFILTMLEIFIIFFFVPKFSRFAAGFLRVAEPSPTTGSFFKPQLMQAYVENAAILFEKKSTSDNVVDERTSSGYEFRFRTGVSSTSGLSSAGISVPVGINQNGLVTHQDQQYSQSATPSFFGTTISCCSSTEFICL; this is translated from the exons ATGTCGATTGGAAGGAGAAGTCGGTTGCTTATAACCAGCAAAACCAGATTCAGGAATGTGTTGACATGCTTGTTGCCTCCTCTGTTCAT CCTCACGATGCTTGAAAttttcatcatcttcttctttgtCCCGAAGTTTAGCAGATTCGCCGCTGGTTTTCTTCGGGTG GCTGAGCCTTCTCCGACCACGGGTTCCTTTTTCAAGCCTCAGTTGATGCAAGCATATGTTGAAAATGCAGCAATTCTATTTGAGAAAAAATCCACCAGTGATAATGTTGTAGATGAAAGAACATCCAGTGGTTACGAGTTTAGGTTTCGTACTGGAGTTAGTTCCACATCAGGATTATCTTCTGCAGGAATTTCG GTTCCTGTAGGAATAAATCAAAACGGACTAGTCACTCATCAAGATCAGCAATATTCTCAGTCTGCTACACCCTCTTTTTTTGGCACAACAATCTCATGCTGTAGCTCAACAGAATTCATCTGTCTATGA
- the LOC121753029 gene encoding uncharacterized protein LOC121753029 isoform X2 yields the protein MNKVLGAVLSLHRVLLSEPTPVPDDCIDHRWKWFKGCLGTLDDTHINVLVSNSGKQRYRTRKGTIATNTLALCDRNMQFVYFLPSWEGSAGDSRVLRDAVARPNGLRVPQGCYYLCDNDYANSNGFLTPYKGVRYHLKEWGIGNAQPQNPKELFNMRHSKARNVIERAFAVLKMRWGILHNCNGRRHTRMQMWQGEDGVAPCGENDYQCRTLLLQMSRQTHPCWIISVVRRGCPGAGTGREKWRRRTGKTSYD from the exons ATGAACAAGGTTTTGGGGGCTGTTTTGAGTCTCCACAGAGTGTTATTGTCGGAGCCTACACCCGTGCCGGATGATTGCATTGATCACAGATGGAAATGGTTCAAG GGCTGTCTCGGTACACTCGACGATACACACATCAACGTACTGGTTAGCAACAGTGGCAAACAGCGTTATCGCACGCGAAAGGGGACTATTGCAACGAACACCTTGGCTCTTTGCGATCGCAATATGCAGTTTGTTTATTTCCTACCTAGTTGGGAAGGGTCCGCCGGTGACTCTCGCGTACTCAGGGATGCTGTGGCGCGCCCCAACGGCCTAAGAGTTCCACAGG GCTGTTACTATTTATGTGACAACGACTACGCCAATAGCAACGGGTTTTTGACGCCGTACAAAGGGGTTCGATACCACCTCAAGGAATGGGGCATAGGGAATGCACAGCCACAAAATCCGAAGGAATTGTTCAACATGAGGCACAGCAAGGCTAGGAATGTAATCGAGAGAGCCTTTGCGGTTTTGAAGATGCGTTGGGGGATATTACATA ATTGTAATGGGCGTCGGCATACCCGAATGCAGATGTGGCAGGGGGAAGATGGAGTTGCGCCGTGCGGGGAAAACGACTACCAATGCAGGACGCTACTACTTCAAATGTCCCGACAAACTCACCCATGTTGGATCATTTCAGTGGTACGACGAGGCTGTCCGGGGGCTGGGACAGGGAGGGAAAAGTGGCGTAGAAGGACAGGGAAAACCAGTTATGACTGA
- the LOC121751339 gene encoding uncharacterized protein LOC121751339 isoform X4 gives MLVASSVHAEPSPTTGSFFKPQLMQAYVENAAILFEKKSTSDNVVDERTSSGYEFRFRTGVSSTSGLSSAGISVPVGINQNGLVTHQDQQYSQSATPSFFGTTISCCSSTEFICL, from the exons ATGCTTGTTGCCTCCTCTGTTCAT GCTGAGCCTTCTCCGACCACGGGTTCCTTTTTCAAGCCTCAGTTGATGCAAGCATATGTTGAAAATGCAGCAATTCTATTTGAGAAAAAATCCACCAGTGATAATGTTGTAGATGAAAGAACATCCAGTGGTTACGAGTTTAGGTTTCGTACTGGAGTTAGTTCCACATCAGGATTATCTTCTGCAGGAATTTCG GTTCCTGTAGGAATAAATCAAAACGGACTAGTCACTCATCAAGATCAGCAATATTCTCAGTCTGCTACACCCTCTTTTTTTGGCACAACAATCTCATGCTGTAGCTCAACAGAATTCATCTGTCTATGA
- the LOC121753029 gene encoding DUF21 domain-containing protein At1g55930, chloroplastic-like isoform X3 yields MRAEGIYDVDANTSIDQLSEELHIKMPEGHQYETISGFVCEAFGYIPRTGETIQVVLERENQEDHVNYPTGKKKMRKLNYLSLRL; encoded by the exons ATGCGTGCTGAAGGCATATATGATGTGGATGCCAATACATCAATAGATCAGCTCTCTGAAGAACTTCACATTAAAATGCCAGAG GGTCATCAATATGAAACCATTTCAGGTTTTGTCTGCGAGGCATTCGGATATATCCCGAGAACAGGTGAGACAATACAAGTAGTCCTTGAGAGAGAAAATCAAGAGGACCATGTTAACTATCCGACCGGcaagaagaaaatgagaaaactCAATTATTTAAGCTTGAG ATTGTAA
- the LOC121753029 gene encoding putative nuclease HARBI1 isoform X1 translates to MNKVLGAVLSLHRVLLSEPTPVPDDCIDHRWKWFKGCLGTLDDTHINVLVSNSGKQRYRTRKGTIATNTLALCDRNMQFVYFLPSWEGSAGDSRVLRDAVARPNGLRVPQGCYYLCDNDYANSNGFLTPYKGVRYHLKEWGIGNAQPQNPKELFNMRHSKARNVIERAFAVLKMRWGILHSASFYPIQTQIRLIMACFLLHNFICLEMNNDPFEASVDGESSAIAPAQDCTQPDYIDYVDPTPKWTQFRDSIAMTMWNNR, encoded by the exons ATGAACAAGGTTTTGGGGGCTGTTTTGAGTCTCCACAGAGTGTTATTGTCGGAGCCTACACCCGTGCCGGATGATTGCATTGATCACAGATGGAAATGGTTCAAG GGCTGTCTCGGTACACTCGACGATACACACATCAACGTACTGGTTAGCAACAGTGGCAAACAGCGTTATCGCACGCGAAAGGGGACTATTGCAACGAACACCTTGGCTCTTTGCGATCGCAATATGCAGTTTGTTTATTTCCTACCTAGTTGGGAAGGGTCCGCCGGTGACTCTCGCGTACTCAGGGATGCTGTGGCGCGCCCCAACGGCCTAAGAGTTCCACAGG GCTGTTACTATTTATGTGACAACGACTACGCCAATAGCAACGGGTTTTTGACGCCGTACAAAGGGGTTCGATACCACCTCAAGGAATGGGGCATAGGGAATGCACAGCCACAAAATCCGAAGGAATTGTTCAACATGAGGCACAGCAAGGCTAGGAATGTAATCGAGAGAGCCTTTGCGGTTTTGAAGATGCGTTGGGGGATATTACATAGTGCGTCTTTTTACCCAATTCAAACACAAATCAGGTTAATCATGGCGTGTTTCCTTCTCCATAATTTTATTTGCCTCGAGATGAACAATGACCCCTTTGAGGCATCGGTTGATGGAGAGAGCTCCGCAATCGCCCCGGCTCAAGATTGTACACAGCCTGACTACATAGACTATGTAGACCCAACTCCAAAATGGACTCAGTTTAGAGACTCCATCGCAATGACCATGTGGAACAATAGATAG
- the LOC121751092 gene encoding uncharacterized protein LOC121751092, whose protein sequence is MECPRRGDIGCINGRQSSSYTSLAKILGRSGVGFNSDGQYMIECDDDQWETIVQADKDAKFMRGKSWPLWETWKAIFGKDRASGAGVEQVDDAVNRLRGNGPSGSEVNENEFPGFEDHDSDNVVHLSQASGFEGYSSGNNGKQTSINKSGGSQKRKHDGADAALMEFLSNLHTETNVRLEVISSRMGYEFNLGKAKQDVFDKLETVQGLTLDQRYELCNILSDKPQRLEVFMGMRASARLG, encoded by the exons ATGGAGTGCCCGAGAAGAGGAGATATTGGCTGCATCAATGGGAGGCAATCGTCCAGCTACACGAGCCTGGCAAAAATACTAGGCCGGAGTGGCGTGGGATTCAATTCGGATGGGCAATATATGATTGAATGCGATGACGATCAGTGGGAGACAATCGTCCAG GCTGATAAGGATGCGAAGTTCATGCGGGGCAAGTCATGGCCGTTATGGGAAACATGGAAGGCCATTTTTGGAAAGGATCGTGCTAGCGGTGCAGGGGTAGAACAGGTTGATGATGCGGTGAATCGTCTGCGTGGAAATGGCCCAAGTGGTAGCGAGGTCAATGAGAACGAGTTCCCAGGCTTTGAGGACCATGATTCCGACAACGTGGTTCATCTATCACAGGCGTCGGGATTTGAAGGCTACAGCTCCGGTAACAATGGCAAACAAACTTCCATCAACAAGTCCGGCGGGAGTCAGAAGCGCAAACACGATGGAGCCGATGCAGCACTTATGGAATTCCTCTCAAATCTGCATACTGAGACAAACGTTCGGCTCGAGGTGATTTCATCGAGAATGGGCTATGAATTCAATCTTGGAAAGGCTAAGCAAGATGTTTTCGACAAGCTGGAAACTGTGCAAGGCCTCACGCTCGATCAACGGTACGAACTGTGCAACATCTTAAGCGACAAGCCGCAACGGCTTGAGGTATTCATGGGAATGAGAGCTAGCGCTCGTCTTGGATAG
- the LOC121751339 gene encoding uncharacterized protein LOC121751339 isoform X2 encodes MSIGRRSRLLITSKTRFRNVLTCLLPPLFILTMLEIFIIFFFVPKFSRFAAGFLRVAEPSPTTGSFFKPQLMQAYVENAAILFEKKSTSDNVVDERTSSGYEFRFRTGVSSTSGLSSAGISLFLQVQQHHICS; translated from the exons ATGTCGATTGGAAGGAGAAGTCGGTTGCTTATAACCAGCAAAACCAGATTCAGGAATGTGTTGACATGCTTGTTGCCTCCTCTGTTCAT CCTCACGATGCTTGAAAttttcatcatcttcttctttgtCCCGAAGTTTAGCAGATTCGCCGCTGGTTTTCTTCGGGTG GCTGAGCCTTCTCCGACCACGGGTTCCTTTTTCAAGCCTCAGTTGATGCAAGCATATGTTGAAAATGCAGCAATTCTATTTGAGAAAAAATCCACCAGTGATAATGTTGTAGATGAAAGAACATCCAGTGGTTACGAGTTTAGGTTTCGTACTGGAGTTAGTTCCACATCAGGATTATCTTCTGCAGGAATTTCG TTATTTCTTCAGGTACAACAACACCATATATGTTCTTGA